The region TTTTAACCTGTTCTTGTCCAGTTTGTCATGCAATAAAGCAAAGTTTTTATCCGATTGATTTTTATCATTATCCAATTGATCAAAATTCAGGAATTCCGTCAATTAATATTCCAGTTGAAATTTTACCAGAAAACAAATCATCAAATTCGCCGATGGTAACCGATTATGCTAATAGGAGCTCAGCATGGATAAGTGATGAAGAGGCAGTCTTTTTACAATATGCAACTCATCCTATTTATGAGTTTCGGGGAGTGTGGGTGACAACTGTTCGAAATAGTGACTTTCCAAATAAGGCAGTTTTTGAAGATGGAACATTCGATTTAGAGTTATTTAAACGTGAGTTTTTTTCAATTTTAAAGCATTGTAAATTATTAAATCTAAATGCCATCTTTTTTCAAGTAAGACCTCAAGGTGATGCATTTTACGAGTCTAAGATAAATCCATGGAGTGAATTTTTATCTGGACAACAAGGCGTAAGGCCTGATTGGGGAGATTTTGATCCATTAGAATGGATGATTACCATGACGCATGGTGCCGGTCTTGAATTTCATGCATGGTTTAATCCATATCGCTTAAGTTCTATTTCTAAAGAGGGAAATTCTAAAGAGGAATTGTTAAATCGCCTAGCTCCTAATCATTTTGCAAAAAAAAATCCACAATATGTTTATTTCTTTGACGGTCAAATTTTCCTAGATCCAGGATTTCCTCAAGTCCAAAAGCACGTGATTCAAAGTGTGATGGAAGTGGTCCAAAATTATTCGATTGATGCGGTTCATTTTGATGATTATTTTTATCCCTATTCCTATCTAACGATAATAGATGATGAACCTAAAGAAATAAGTTTTAATGATGAGAGTCCAGATATCGAGACCTATGAAACGTATCATCAACCTGGACAAAGTATTAAGCAGTGGCGTGAATATAACGTTAATTCACTGATTTATTCCTTGTCCTTGTCCATCCGTAAATACAATCGAGAAACAGGCAAAAGTATCGCATTTGGTGTGAGCCCGTTTGGAGTTTGGGCATCAAATTTTGAACAATCTGTCGGATCAAAAACGTCTCCGTACCAACTTTCTTCATTAGATGAATACGTGAATTCAAAATTATGGGTTGATGAGGAGTGGGTAGATTATTTAATCCCACAAAACTATTGGTCGTTTCACGATCCCTTATCTCCTTTTGGTGAAGTGGCGAATTGGTGGAATGAGGTGGTTAAATCCTCAAGAACACAACTATACATGGGAATTGGTCTTTATTTATACCTAGAAGATAACCAAAATCCTTCTTGGCAAGAGGCTCGAGAAGTAAGCAATCAAATCAAATATACAAGAGTATTATCAAATGTAGAAGGATTTGCTCTTTTTACCTATCGTAATTTGGTTATGAGACCTCAGTCTAATGTAGCCGGTCAACAAGTTTTAAATGTAGCACTTGAGTACCTGAGTTTGGATGTATTGAAATATAAAAGTTTAATCCCACCTAGAACCTGGTTACAAACTAAAGCAATTCATCCTGTTAGTGGATTGCAAGTTCGACGTTGTGAAGACGATAACTGTTTAGTATTTTATGATCAGCTAGATAATGACAGTCAGTATTATGTTATTTATCGTTGTGAAGGGGCAGTGGAAAATTTTGATTTTAATGAGGCTGCCAATATCTTAGACGTTATCGGACGGAATTATGGAGAGGCGATGCAACACTATACGGATATTGAGATTGATGAAAATCAAACTTATACTTATGCCGTCACGGCTCTTTCTCAAGCCCAAGTCCAATCGCTAGCAGTAGCTTATGTATTCATGCCCTAAATAAAAAAATCATTTACTCCTTAGTAAATGATTTTTTTGTTTTTTATTAGAATAAAGTATTATTCAGACGCGCAATAACGTAAGCAACCATTGAGATTAATGGAGCCACAACAAACGATAAAGCTAAAATTAATAATAAGATTTTTGTCCCCTTCATTTTGTTTAAATTATGCTTTGCTTTTTTCGCCATATAAAATTCACCTCTAAGACAAAGTTTGCTATAATGTTTAATGTAACTTAATCTATTATAATATAAATAAGTAGAAAAAGAAAGAGGATTTACCGTGGGAGAACCGATATTTAGAATTATATTCCATATTGACTTAAACGCTTTCTTTGCCTCGTGTGAAGCCATCCTACATCCAGAGTTGAATCAACAACCACTAGTGATTACAGGTGAGAAACAGTCAAAGCGAGGGATTGTCGTGACAGCAAAT is a window of Turicibacter sanguinis DNA encoding:
- a CDS encoding glycoside hydrolase family 10 protein, which gives rise to MSEKYINHQILTCSCPVCHAIKQSFYPIDFYHYPIDQNSGIPSINIPVEILPENKSSNSPMVTDYANRSSAWISDEEAVFLQYATHPIYEFRGVWVTTVRNSDFPNKAVFEDGTFDLELFKREFFSILKHCKLLNLNAIFFQVRPQGDAFYESKINPWSEFLSGQQGVRPDWGDFDPLEWMITMTHGAGLEFHAWFNPYRLSSISKEGNSKEELLNRLAPNHFAKKNPQYVYFFDGQIFLDPGFPQVQKHVIQSVMEVVQNYSIDAVHFDDYFYPYSYLTIIDDEPKEISFNDESPDIETYETYHQPGQSIKQWREYNVNSLIYSLSLSIRKYNRETGKSIAFGVSPFGVWASNFEQSVGSKTSPYQLSSLDEYVNSKLWVDEEWVDYLIPQNYWSFHDPLSPFGEVANWWNEVVKSSRTQLYMGIGLYLYLEDNQNPSWQEAREVSNQIKYTRVLSNVEGFALFTYRNLVMRPQSNVAGQQVLNVALEYLSLDVLKYKSLIPPRTWLQTKAIHPVSGLQVRRCEDDNCLVFYDQLDNDSQYYVIYRCEGAVENFDFNEAANILDVIGRNYGEAMQHYTDIEIDENQTYTYAVTALSQAQVQSLAVAYVFMP